Within Nitrospirota bacterium, the genomic segment TGTAATCGGGTTTTACAGGATGGTTGTTTACAGAGACCCTCTGGTTTTTGATGAGTTTCTGGATGTAGGATCGTGAAAGAGAAAGTTCCTTTACACCAGCGAGGTAACGGTCTATACGCTGTCCGATCAAAAAGGGGGCGGTTAGAATGTGATATACATATTCCTTTGCTTCGCGATCTTCGATTGGTGCTATGCTTGCTGTCTTCGGCATATGATAAATCTATTATCTTTTATCTTTACCCCGCACCACGCCAGAATGCCCCGCCTTTTAAGACGGGGATGAATGGGATAAAAGTTTTCCTCTTGCAAGGGCGGGGTCTAAAGCCCCGCCCGCGCAGTCCCCGCAGCCCGCGTGGGCGGGGTGCGGGGTTTACTGTCACTATCAAGAAAATAGAACCGTCCCATTTTTGATCCGCATTTATTCGATAACCGTAATTATCTCTTCTATCGGTTTTCTCTGTCTTTCAGGGGGCGACTCATCCGGGATACCGATAGGAACGAGTGCCACAGGGAACCATGGTTCTTCTATTGGAAGTATCTCTTTGAATTTATCAGCAGCGATGAGCGGTCCTGTCATCCAGCAGGCTCCATAACCAAGTGCATGGACTGTAAGAAGCATATTTTCTATACCTGCTGAGACACTCTGTAGGCCTGGCAGTGGTCTCAGAGAAAAAAGTTTTTCATCAGATAT encodes:
- a CDS encoding S4 domain-containing protein; this translates as MPKTASIAPIEDREAKEYVYHILTAPFLIGQRIDRYLAGVKELSLSRSYIQKLIKNQRVSVNNHPVKPDY